A stretch of the Candidatus Thermokryptus mobilis genome encodes the following:
- the porX gene encoding T9SS response regulator signal transducer PorX produces the protein MQEKKGHILWIDDEIELLRSHILFLEQKGYEVSVATNGDDAVEFLRERGKDIDLILLDEIMPGKGGLQTLIEIKEIFPGIPVVMVTKNEEESLMEEAIGYKISDYLTKPVNPSQILMVCKKFIEAKKIASEKLTMEYLHGFRAISNALMTELDYQDWIEIYLRLIKWDIELDEHPEVGLRESLFELKRQCNVEFGKYIERNYPDWIESEDRPILSVDIVERYIIPEIEDGKNVIFFVVDCMRLDQWIMLEKELHDFYIVERDYYYSILPTATPYSRNAIFSGLFPIEIEKRFPELWEGNNDEERSRNKYEREFLEDQLNRRRVKLKSKIRYFKIIDPDFGVGVEQNIATYAQGQLTAIVVNFVDMLAHSRSDSTVIRELSFDESAYREVTRAWFVHSSFYRMLKTISRLKNVVVFVTTDHGSIRALRGAKVLADREAATNLRYKYGRNLNCDEKEAIFIEKPETYKLPKRGVAINYIIAKEDYYFVYPTDYHHYLNLYKDTFQHGGVSLEEMIVPIVKLVPKN, from the coding sequence TAAGGGAAAGAGGGAAGGATATTGATTTGATTTTACTTGATGAGATTATGCCTGGTAAAGGTGGATTACAAACATTGATTGAAATTAAAGAGATTTTCCCAGGCATTCCCGTTGTGATGGTTACAAAAAATGAGGAAGAAAGTTTGATGGAGGAAGCGATCGGTTATAAGATAAGTGATTATCTTACTAAGCCGGTGAACCCGAGCCAGATATTAATGGTCTGCAAAAAGTTTATTGAAGCGAAAAAGATAGCCAGCGAAAAGCTTACTATGGAATATCTTCACGGGTTTCGTGCTATATCAAATGCTTTGATGACCGAACTTGATTATCAGGATTGGATTGAAATTTATCTGCGACTTATAAAGTGGGATATTGAACTTGACGAACATCCAGAAGTTGGTTTAAGGGAATCTCTTTTTGAATTGAAACGGCAATGCAATGTTGAATTCGGTAAATATATTGAAAGGAATTATCCCGATTGGATAGAGTCGGAGGATAGACCTATTCTCTCTGTTGATATTGTTGAGAGATATATCATCCCTGAAATTGAAGATGGAAAGAATGTTATCTTTTTTGTGGTTGATTGTATGCGACTTGATCAATGGATTATGCTTGAAAAGGAGTTACATGACTTTTACATCGTTGAAAGAGATTATTATTATTCTATTTTGCCGACCGCAACCCCGTATTCAAGAAATGCTATATTTAGTGGTTTATTCCCGATTGAGATAGAAAAAAGATTCCCCGAGCTTTGGGAGGGGAATAATGATGAGGAAAGAAGTAGAAATAAATATGAGAGGGAATTTTTAGAGGATCAGCTAAATAGAAGGCGGGTGAAATTGAAATCAAAGATAAGATATTTTAAAATAATTGACCCTGATTTTGGTGTTGGTGTTGAACAAAACATAGCAACATATGCTCAAGGTCAATTGACAGCCATTGTGGTAAATTTTGTTGATATGCTTGCGCATAGCAGAAGTGATTCAACTGTGATTAGGGAACTTTCATTTGATGAATCAGCGTATAGAGAAGTTACACGGGCATGGTTTGTTCATTCTTCTTTTTACAGGATGTTGAAGACGATATCAAGGTTGAAAAATGTAGTTGTGTTTGTTACAACCGACCATGGGAGTATAAGGGCTTTGCGAGGTGCTAAAGTTTTGGCAGATAGGGAAGCTGCTACTAATTTAAGGTATAAATATGGGAGAAATTTGAACTGTGATGAGAAGGAGGCGATTTTTATTGAAAAACCCGAAACCTATAAGTTGCCAAAGAGAGGCGTTGCAATAAATTATATAATTGCTAAGGAGGACTATTATTTTGTCTATCCAACCGATTATCATCATTATTTAAATCTTTACAAAGACACTTTTCAACATGGAGGCGTGTCACTTGAAGAAATGATAGTTCCAATAGTAAAACTTGTACCTAAAAATTAA
- the tsaE gene encoding tRNA (adenosine(37)-N6)-threonylcarbamoyltransferase complex ATPase subunit type 1 TsaE — MTGKFLTRSEDETIELGKRFSTILKPGDVVALFGDLGSGKTKFVQGVCIGLGVFETVNSPTFIIMNKYKGRLTVYHFDFYRVKSVDEVIEIGFRDFIFNDAVSLIEWADVVYELLPSKRYDVYLRFVDEENEREIEIVKR, encoded by the coding sequence ATGACTGGAAAATTCCTTACACGAAGCGAAGATGAGACAATTGAACTCGGTAAGAGATTTTCCACAATTTTAAAACCCGGGGATGTCGTTGCTCTTTTTGGAGATCTCGGTTCGGGAAAGACGAAATTCGTTCAAGGCGTGTGTATTGGTCTTGGTGTTTTCGAAACCGTCAATAGCCCAACCTTCATAATCATGAACAAATACAAAGGACGCTTAACAGTTTATCATTTTGATTTTTACAGGGTGAAAAGTGTAGACGAAGTCATTGAAATCGGGTTTAGAGATTTTATTTTCAACGATGCAGTATCATTGATAGAGTGGGCGGATGTTGTTTATGAACTTTTGCCAAGCAAAAGATATGATGTTTATTTAAGGTTTGTGGATGAAGAAAATGAAAGAGAAATAGAAATTGTAAAACGATGA